The Hyperolius riggenbachi isolate aHypRig1 chromosome 3, aHypRig1.pri, whole genome shotgun sequence genome window below encodes:
- the LOC137562460 gene encoding phospholipid scramblase 3-like: MAGFPICPPGLEYLLQVNELRIKQTRASVFQSYCTYDVLGPEGHLVYRATERRECCGPRMALTVTNTQGYNVLHLLVPFECCSCETKLQVSGSSGELLGYIDRNLTSFAASFDILDPSGLICLKVKGPGWGEGFMSDSHYQVLSVDKTTQVGVITRVWRGLKKEMFSIKDNYIMSFPLDLSANMKAMLLACTLFIDLLQEEANRNNSNSSS; encoded by the exons ATGGCTGGATTCCCCATCTGTCCCCCTGGTCTGGAATATCTGCTGCAG GTCAATGAGCTCCGGATAAAACAGACAA GGGCAAGCGTCTTTCAGAGTTACTGTACCTACGATGTACTGGGCCCTGAAGGACATCTAGTATATCGAGCTACTGAGAGGAGGGAGTGTTGTGGGCCCCGCATGGCCTTAACAGTGACAAACACCCAAGGCTATAATGTGCTTCATCTGCTTGTGCCCTTTGAGTGCTGCAGCTGTGAAACAAAG TTGCAGGTCTCTGGTTCCTCTGGTGAACTCCTTGGCTACATAGATAGGAACCTGACCAGCTTTGCTGCAAGTTTTGACATTTTGGATCCATCTGGACTTATTTGTCTGAAAGTGAAAGGTCCAGGATGGGGAGAAGGGTTCATGTCTGATTCTCATTACCAG GTGCTGTCTGTGGACAAAACAACACAAGTCGGGGTCATAACTCGTGTGTGGCGAGGACTAAAAAAAGAGATGTTCAGCATTAAAGACAATTACATTATGAGTTTCCCACTAGACCTCAGTGCCAACATGAAGGCCATGCTGTTGGCCTGCACCCTGTTCATT GATCTTCTTCAGGAAGAGGCGAATCGGAATAACTCTAACTCTTCATCTTAA